From a single Bacillus sp. NEB1478 genomic region:
- a CDS encoding DUF485 domain-containing protein → MLPKKQPKIDQSNYTEIVHSNYFKQLMEKKKRFIVPMTLFFFVFYFSLPILTAYSDVLNNPAIGNISWAWVFAFAQFIMTWSLCIFYTNKAKTFDELADKVIAEMDKEASS, encoded by the coding sequence ATGCTGCCCAAAAAACAGCCGAAAATTGATCAATCTAATTATACTGAAATTGTTCATTCCAACTATTTTAAACAGCTAATGGAAAAGAAAAAAAGATTTATTGTACCTATGACTTTGTTTTTCTTTGTTTTTTATTTCAGTCTTCCCATCCTTACTGCTTATTCAGATGTCCTAAATAATCCAGCCATAGGAAATATATCCTGGGCTTGGGTATTTGCGTTTGCTCAGTTTATCATGACTTGGTCCCTTTGTATATTCTATACAAATAAAGCTAAAACATTTGATGAACTTGCTGATAAAGTAATTGCAGAAATGGATAAGGAGGCTTCTTCATGA
- a CDS encoding MMPL family transporter, which produces MKSNSPFLSLGRMIYRFRKTIISFWLLTTILLGFYALKLPAILNGSGFEMDGSFQKVENILQDQFHQPKSSVLLVFDSENLKTSDPAYKKFVASTLASMKNVDDVAGVKNPYSAPNKMMKENVSYASVQFDKSFGELKKSIEQIRDRLPKDENIKVSLTGGPVIAEDMNTASQQDLARAEAIGIPAALIILLLAFGGLIAAGLPIIVGIISVASSLGLLYFYGLEANVSIFLLNVVPMIGLALGIDFALLLVNRFREELHRGVEQATIISVQTAGRSIAFSGLCVFLGLSGMMLINVDIFKTVAIGGMVVVILSVLNAITFLPAVLAVLGPKVDAFKLFKTKEQTRSIWHKFASTVMKRPVIMAIFAAIILALSVTPIKNMKLSIPEAEALPPDYESRTAFEKFEKTFGEDELYPVLIIAKAKGSYLENEDTFHSLQQLVHDLNKEKEIKKTESVFNYTKQFTDAELFQMLQTEQGKKQLSPVIKPFINGDTAVVRAYLSVDVTGKEAKQFVKDWEKKHDDLSLTIGGATKFNQEIFDEIIQKAPYGLGIVLITTLFILMFAFRSIFIPIKAIFMNMLSLCATFGIVVWIFQSGIFMEPVEIGLMIPVFTFGIVFGLSMDYEVFLISRIQEIYEETGDNDHATLSGLTSTSKIITSAAAIMIVITGSFAFTDVMPVKQIGIAIALAIFIDATIVRMILVPSLMKLLGDWNWWMPFSKKKNFKKHGTLS; this is translated from the coding sequence ATGAAAAGTAACTCTCCCTTCCTTTCCTTAGGAAGAATGATATACAGATTCCGTAAAACTATTATATCATTTTGGTTATTGACGACCATTCTTTTAGGTTTTTATGCATTAAAACTTCCTGCTATTTTGAATGGCAGCGGCTTTGAAATGGATGGTTCGTTTCAAAAAGTAGAAAACATTCTTCAGGATCAATTTCACCAGCCAAAATCATCAGTTTTGCTCGTTTTTGATTCGGAAAATTTAAAGACAAGTGATCCAGCCTACAAGAAATTTGTTGCTAGTACCCTTGCATCCATGAAGAATGTGGATGATGTTGCAGGGGTAAAAAATCCTTACTCAGCACCAAACAAAATGATGAAAGAAAATGTTTCCTATGCGTCTGTCCAGTTCGATAAAAGTTTCGGAGAGTTGAAGAAATCGATTGAACAGATCAGGGACAGGCTGCCAAAAGATGAAAATATAAAGGTATCACTAACAGGAGGACCAGTTATTGCAGAGGATATGAATACGGCTAGTCAGCAAGATCTTGCAAGAGCTGAAGCGATTGGCATACCTGCTGCACTAATTATTTTATTACTAGCCTTTGGAGGATTGATTGCAGCCGGATTGCCGATTATTGTAGGTATAATAAGTGTTGCAAGTTCGCTTGGTCTATTATATTTTTACGGTTTAGAGGCAAATGTAAGCATTTTTTTGCTGAATGTTGTTCCGATGATAGGTCTTGCACTGGGTATTGATTTTGCCTTATTGCTCGTAAACCGATTTCGTGAAGAACTTCACCGCGGTGTTGAACAAGCTACAATAATATCGGTTCAAACAGCAGGTAGATCTATTGCTTTTTCTGGTCTCTGCGTGTTTTTAGGATTGTCAGGCATGATGTTAATTAACGTTGATATCTTTAAGACAGTTGCAATAGGCGGCATGGTAGTTGTTATCCTATCTGTCTTAAATGCGATTACATTTTTACCTGCTGTGCTTGCTGTCCTTGGACCAAAAGTGGATGCATTTAAATTGTTTAAGACGAAAGAACAGACTCGGTCAATCTGGCATAAATTCGCGTCTACAGTAATGAAACGTCCGGTTATTATGGCTATCTTTGCAGCAATTATACTAGCGCTTTCTGTTACACCTATTAAAAATATGAAACTTTCAATACCAGAAGCAGAGGCACTACCTCCTGACTATGAGTCACGAACAGCCTTTGAAAAGTTTGAAAAAACATTCGGGGAAGATGAATTATATCCCGTATTGATTATTGCTAAAGCTAAAGGATCGTATCTTGAAAATGAAGACACATTTCACTCTTTACAACAATTAGTTCATGATCTTAATAAAGAAAAAGAAATTAAAAAAACAGAATCAGTTTTTAATTATACAAAACAATTTACAGACGCAGAGTTATTTCAAATGCTGCAAACCGAGCAGGGAAAAAAGCAGCTTTCTCCAGTTATTAAGCCTTTTATCAATGGTGATACAGCGGTAGTCCGTGCATACTTATCGGTTGATGTTACAGGTAAAGAAGCTAAGCAATTTGTAAAGGATTGGGAAAAGAAACATGATGACCTCTCTCTTACAATTGGCGGAGCCACAAAGTTTAATCAAGAAATATTCGATGAGATAATTCAAAAAGCTCCATATGGTCTTGGTATTGTTCTAATTACAACTTTATTTATACTGATGTTTGCTTTCCGGTCTATATTTATTCCGATAAAAGCAATCTTCATGAATATGCTGAGTCTTTGTGCCACGTTCGGGATAGTTGTTTGGATCTTCCAAAGCGGAATTTTTATGGAGCCAGTCGAAATAGGATTAATGATTCCAGTCTTTACATTCGGTATCGTTTTCGGATTAAGTATGGATTACGAGGTTTTCTTAATCTCAAGAATTCAGGAAATTTACGAAGAAACTGGAGACAATGATCATGCTACTCTTTCCGGTTTAACTTCTACATCAAAAATTATTACTTCTGCAGCAGCGATCATGATTGTTATAACGGGTTCATTTGCTTTTACAGATGTTATGCCTGTTAAACAAATTGGTATTGCCATTGCCCTAGCTATATTTATTGACGCTACGATCGTCAGGATGATTCTAGTACCTTCGCTTATGAAGCTGCTAGGAGATTGGAACTGGTGGATGCCCTTTTCAAAAAAGAAAAATTTTAAAAAACACGGCACTCTTTCTTAA
- a CDS encoding MgtC/SapB family protein, giving the protein MSIIFVKLGFSAIFGLIIGIERELKNKPVGLKTSLVISISSCLLTIVSIESAENYSQLTGQTVMDPMRLAAQIVSGIGFLGAGVILRRNNDVISGLTTAAMIWGASGLGIAAGAGFFKEAAIGAFFIMISVELIPLIMKWIGPRALRQIELKLKLIVEPDTNMSEVMRQINELKVKIVNVRIKDLENENRKMELATKIYERRYTTDLYDDLKKIHGIKSIEIETLN; this is encoded by the coding sequence ATGAGCATCATTTTTGTCAAATTAGGTTTCTCCGCGATTTTTGGATTAATCATTGGAATTGAACGCGAATTAAAGAACAAACCAGTTGGGCTTAAAACAAGCTTGGTTATTTCAATCAGCAGCTGCCTACTTACGATTGTCAGTATTGAATCAGCTGAAAACTATTCACAGCTTACCGGACAAACGGTAATGGATCCAATGCGTTTAGCTGCACAAATAGTAAGCGGGATTGGTTTTTTAGGTGCTGGGGTTATTTTAAGGAGAAATAACGATGTAATATCAGGACTGACAACTGCTGCTATGATATGGGGTGCTTCTGGTTTAGGTATTGCAGCAGGTGCTGGGTTTTTTAAAGAAGCTGCTATCGGTGCTTTTTTTATTATGATTAGTGTAGAACTGATTCCATTAATCATGAAGTGGATAGGTCCAAGAGCATTAAGGCAAATTGAATTAAAACTAAAACTTATTGTTGAACCTGATACTAATATGAGTGAGGTAATGAGGCAAATTAATGAATTGAAGGTCAAAATTGTAAATGTAAGAATCAAAGATTTGGAAAATGAAAACCGAAAAATGGAACTGGCAACCAAAATCTATGAAAGAAGATATACAACAGATCTTTATGATGATTTGAAGAAAATTCATGGGATTAAAAGTATTGAAATTGAGACACTTAATTAA
- a CDS encoding cation acetate symporter, whose translation MNVTAFSLFLGIVALTLVITYFASKRTNTTSEFYTADGGLTGMQNGLAIAGDYMSAASFLGIAGSIALSGFDGFFYSIGFLVAYLVVLYLVAEPLRNLGKYTMADMIAARFNDKKIRGVAALNTISISTFYMVAQLVGAGALIKLLLGLDYVYSVLIVGVLMTVYVVFGGMTATSWVQIVKAVLLMLGTFIISVMVFAKFNFSFTEMFDHMKSATPLGESFLNPGNKFKDPLDTISLNLALVLGTAGLPHILIRFFTVKDAITARKSVVYATWLIGVFYIMTIFLGFGAAAFVGNNNIITANAAGNMAAPLLAEVLGGEFLFAFVSAVAFATILAVVAGLVLSAASAFAHDFYTHILKKGNATEKEQMKAAKWASVGVAVISILLALFAQKLNVAFLVSLAFAVAASANLPIILLTIFWKRFNTAGAVTGMLVGLLSSLILVALSPSVWSPVEGAAILTGDPVFPLSNPGIVSIPLGFLGAFIGTILSKPSDEEKFNEILVKANTGSGIRKGA comes from the coding sequence ATGAACGTTACTGCCTTTTCATTGTTTTTAGGGATCGTAGCTTTAACACTTGTCATTACTTATTTTGCTTCTAAACGAACAAATACCACAAGTGAATTTTATACCGCTGATGGCGGCCTTACAGGTATGCAGAACGGACTTGCTATCGCTGGAGATTATATGTCTGCTGCATCGTTTTTAGGTATAGCAGGGTCTATCGCTTTATCAGGTTTTGATGGTTTCTTCTACAGCATCGGATTTCTAGTTGCCTATTTGGTAGTCCTTTATTTAGTTGCTGAACCACTGAGGAATTTAGGCAAATATACGATGGCAGATATGATTGCAGCCCGTTTTAATGATAAGAAAATCCGCGGAGTTGCAGCCTTAAATACGATATCAATTTCAACTTTTTATATGGTTGCACAGCTTGTTGGTGCAGGCGCACTTATTAAATTATTGCTAGGATTAGATTATGTATATTCCGTTTTAATCGTAGGTGTATTAATGACGGTTTATGTAGTTTTCGGAGGTATGACAGCCACTTCATGGGTTCAAATTGTAAAAGCTGTATTGCTGATGCTAGGAACGTTTATCATATCAGTTATGGTATTTGCTAAATTTAATTTTAGTTTCACAGAAATGTTTGATCATATGAAATCCGCTACACCGCTTGGTGAATCTTTTTTAAATCCTGGGAACAAATTTAAAGACCCGCTCGATACAATCTCTCTAAATTTAGCACTGGTTTTAGGAACAGCTGGACTACCGCATATTTTGATTCGGTTTTTCACAGTAAAAGATGCTATTACAGCCCGAAAATCAGTAGTATACGCCACTTGGCTAATCGGTGTGTTTTACATTATGACCATATTTTTAGGATTTGGTGCTGCTGCGTTTGTTGGCAACAATAACATTATTACTGCAAATGCCGCAGGAAATATGGCAGCTCCTCTATTAGCTGAAGTGTTAGGCGGAGAATTTTTATTTGCGTTTGTTTCCGCTGTTGCCTTTGCAACTATTCTAGCTGTTGTGGCCGGTTTAGTATTGTCAGCAGCTTCAGCGTTTGCCCATGATTTCTACACCCATATTCTTAAAAAAGGCAATGCGACTGAAAAGGAACAAATGAAAGCAGCAAAATGGGCGTCTGTTGGTGTTGCTGTTATCTCTATTCTACTAGCTTTATTTGCACAAAAATTAAATGTTGCCTTTCTCGTCTCACTTGCCTTTGCAGTAGCGGCAAGTGCAAATTTGCCAATTATTCTGCTAACAATATTTTGGAAGCGTTTTAATACTGCAGGAGCAGTTACAGGAATGCTTGTCGGTTTATTGAGTTCACTTATTTTAGTTGCACTTTCTCCAAGTGTTTGGTCACCAGTTGAGGGTGCTGCCATATTAACTGGGGATCCCGTCTTTCCACTTTCCAACCCGGGAATTGTTTCGATACCGCTTGGGTTCTTAGGTGCATTTATTGGTACTATTCTCTCAAAACCTTCTGATGAAGAAAAGTTTAATGAAATATTAGTTAAAGCAAATACAGGTTCAGGCATCAGAAAAGGAGCATAA
- a CDS encoding BrxA/BrxB family bacilliredoxin — protein sequence MNAYEEYMKQMAQPMRDELTRAGFEELKTPEEVNYFMNETEGTALVIINSVCGCAAGLARPVAVASLNHSVKPDSFVTVFAGQDKEATAQIREFFGDIPPSSPSMALLKNGEVVHFIHRHNIENHAPEEILENLISAYDAHC from the coding sequence ATGAATGCCTATGAAGAATATATGAAACAAATGGCACAGCCTATGAGAGATGAATTAACTCGTGCTGGGTTTGAGGAATTAAAAACACCAGAAGAAGTAAATTATTTTATGAATGAAACAGAAGGTACAGCGCTCGTTATTATTAACTCTGTATGCGGATGTGCAGCAGGGTTAGCTCGCCCTGTTGCAGTTGCCTCACTTAATCATTCAGTTAAACCAGACAGTTTTGTAACCGTATTTGCGGGTCAGGATAAAGAAGCAACCGCCCAAATAAGAGAGTTTTTTGGCGATATCCCTCCATCTTCACCATCAATGGCCCTTTTAAAGAACGGTGAAGTGGTGCACTTTATTCACCGTCATAATATTGAAAATCACGCACCGGAAGAAATACTTGAAAATTTAATCAGTGCATATGATGCACACTGCTAA
- a CDS encoding SDR family oxidoreductase encodes MEHTYFITGFPGFIATRLVKELKKTYPCASFYLLVLKQEMNLANERIKMHSANIHLVEGDITQIDLGINKQKRDEIIQNVTHCVHLAALYDLTIPYSPAYACNVQGTEHVLKLVKECRQIKRFCYFSTAYVSGNEKGIVLENRLIKPESFRNHYEHTKYLAEQKVQSIKQDIPVTIIRPGIIVGDSITGETAKFDGPYFMMKFLKRLSYLPIPYIGKTESFIHLVPIDFIINASIFLMHDKRGISKTYHLLSPDSPSVQKAYSLICEELNGKRPSWYLPKNAAESVLSFPIISKWFGVPKEVLSYFSHEAYYDTSQLEEDLKGTGIEYPHFEKFIKPIVQYFNENAENLALKRY; translated from the coding sequence TTGGAACATACTTATTTTATCACTGGTTTTCCTGGTTTTATAGCTACTAGACTTGTGAAAGAACTTAAGAAGACGTATCCTTGTGCCTCTTTTTATTTACTCGTTTTAAAACAAGAAATGAATCTCGCAAATGAAAGAATTAAGATGCATAGTGCCAATATTCATCTTGTTGAAGGTGACATTACACAAATTGATCTGGGCATCAACAAGCAAAAAAGAGATGAAATAATACAGAATGTTACACACTGCGTTCATTTGGCAGCATTGTATGATCTAACAATCCCCTATTCTCCAGCCTATGCATGTAATGTACAAGGCACTGAGCATGTTCTCAAACTAGTAAAAGAGTGCAGGCAAATAAAGCGATTTTGTTATTTTAGTACGGCCTATGTTTCTGGTAATGAAAAAGGAATTGTTTTAGAAAACCGTTTAATTAAACCTGAAAGTTTCAGAAACCATTATGAACATACGAAATATCTGGCTGAACAAAAAGTACAGTCTATTAAACAAGATATTCCAGTAACTATAATTAGACCAGGTATCATTGTAGGTGATTCAATAACTGGAGAAACAGCTAAATTTGATGGTCCTTATTTTATGATGAAATTTCTAAAGCGTTTATCTTACTTGCCTATTCCTTATATAGGAAAAACGGAATCTTTTATTCATTTAGTTCCGATTGATTTTATCATTAATGCCTCTATTTTTCTCATGCATGACAAGCGGGGTATATCTAAAACCTACCATCTATTAAGTCCTGATTCCCCTTCTGTTCAAAAGGCTTATAGTTTGATATGCGAGGAGTTAAACGGAAAAAGACCTAGTTGGTACTTACCGAAAAATGCAGCAGAAAGCGTTTTATCATTCCCGATTATTTCCAAATGGTTTGGTGTACCTAAAGAGGTTCTCTCTTATTTTTCTCACGAGGCTTACTATGATACATCACAGTTAGAAGAAGATTTAAAAGGAACAGGTATCGAATATCCTCATTTTGAAAAATTCATAAAACCCATTGTACAATACTTCAATGAAAATGCAGAAAATCTTGCATTAAAACGATATTAA
- a CDS encoding isochorismatase family cysteine hydrolase, with amino-acid sequence MKALLVIDYTNDFVADEGKLTCGKPAQEIEERIVSLSNDFLKNNDLVVFAVDVHDQNDEYHPESKLFPPHNIRNTEGRELYGALKGVHTENKESEHLLWLDKTRYSAFAGTDLEIKLRERNINEIHLTGVCTDICVLHTAVDAYNKGFSIIIHEDAVQSFDQEGHKWALSHFKNTLGATILLKQVF; translated from the coding sequence ATGAAGGCGTTATTGGTTATTGATTATACAAATGATTTTGTAGCGGATGAAGGAAAATTAACTTGTGGAAAACCAGCACAAGAGATCGAGGAAAGAATTGTTTCATTATCAAACGATTTTTTGAAAAACAATGATTTAGTCGTTTTCGCTGTAGATGTTCATGATCAAAATGACGAATATCATCCAGAGAGCAAGCTATTTCCTCCCCATAATATTCGAAATACAGAAGGCCGCGAGTTGTACGGAGCTTTAAAAGGTGTACATACCGAGAATAAGGAATCAGAACACTTATTATGGTTAGATAAAACTCGATATAGTGCATTCGCAGGTACGGATCTAGAAATAAAGTTAAGGGAAAGAAACATTAATGAGATTCATCTTACAGGTGTTTGTACAGATATCTGCGTTTTACATACCGCGGTAGATGCATACAATAAAGGATTTTCTATCATTATCCATGAAGATGCTGTACAAAGTTTTGATCAAGAAGGACATAAGTGGGCACTCTCACATTTTAAAAATACGCTCGGTGCAACCATTTTGTTAAAACAAGTATTTTAA
- a CDS encoding class I SAM-dependent methyltransferase has translation MIVTTAGKNANKLHDKAEKIANTLECSFLVREKQSISSIIEEFQDDVMMIGVDKISFHPKEGTAPFFFHPNSSMFRVKQILRGEKDPLIHAFKLVSGMSVLDCTLGLGSDSIVASLVTGDHGSVTGIESSKAISFVVESGLKIWDSHLPKMNEAMRRIQVVQANHYDFLKNCSSNSFDVVYFDPMFESTIHSPGLQGLKGSADYSSITPKIIAEAKRVASQRVVMKDSKKSSKFKELGFNVIQRNAGFLFGVIEKNEVEK, from the coding sequence ATGATCGTTACAACAGCAGGAAAAAATGCTAACAAACTTCATGACAAAGCAGAAAAGATTGCAAATACTCTAGAATGTTCCTTTTTAGTTCGAGAAAAGCAGTCCATTTCGTCCATAATTGAAGAGTTTCAAGATGATGTTATGATGATTGGAGTGGATAAAATATCTTTCCATCCAAAAGAGGGTACAGCACCATTTTTCTTTCATCCCAACTCTTCCATGTTTAGAGTTAAACAAATACTGCGTGGAGAAAAAGACCCTTTGATTCATGCATTTAAACTTGTCAGCGGAATGTCTGTACTTGACTGTACTTTAGGTTTAGGATCAGACTCGATCGTTGCGAGTCTAGTAACCGGAGATCATGGGAGTGTTACTGGTATCGAAAGCAGCAAAGCTATTTCTTTTGTTGTAGAAAGCGGGTTGAAAATATGGGATAGTCATCTCCCGAAAATGAACGAAGCCATGCGGAGAATTCAAGTTGTACAAGCGAATCATTATGACTTTTTAAAAAATTGCAGTTCAAACAGCTTCGATGTGGTTTATTTCGATCCCATGTTTGAATCTACTATTCATTCACCTGGTCTACAGGGATTAAAGGGAAGTGCAGATTATAGCTCAATCACTCCGAAGATAATAGCTGAAGCAAAAAGAGTAGCTTCACAGCGTGTTGTTATGAAAGACAGTAAAAAGAGCAGTAAGTTCAAAGAATTAGGATTTAATGTTATACAGAGAAATGCAGGTTTTTTATTTGGAGTGATTGAAAAAAACGAGGTGGAAAAATGA
- the ltaE gene encoding low-specificity L-threonine aldolase, whose translation MIDLRSDTVTKPTEKMRKAIFEATVGDDVYGEDPTINRLEELAAEMLGKEDALFVTSGTQGNQLAVLANCSPGDEIIVESESHIFFYEGAAISALAGVQPRVIKGQKGEMNPMDVKNAIRSQDIHFPDTSLICIENTHNRSGGSIVSIENMKSIYDIAQSASIPVHIDGARLFNAVVASHKRAADFTKYCDSVQICLSKGLGSPVGSILAGNKQMIQKARKWRKRLGGGLRQAGILGASGIISLTEMVERLHEDHGKARRLADALENIEGISVLNKPETNIVIVNIEKTHKSNEEFLEQLKNRGVLAVSFGEGKIRFTTHYDVNSKDIEEAIEIINKIV comes from the coding sequence ATGATTGATTTAAGAAGTGACACAGTTACTAAGCCTACAGAAAAAATGCGCAAAGCCATTTTTGAAGCTACGGTCGGTGATGATGTTTACGGCGAGGATCCAACTATTAATCGTTTAGAAGAGCTTGCAGCAGAAATGCTGGGTAAAGAGGATGCTTTATTTGTTACAAGTGGTACTCAAGGAAACCAGTTAGCCGTTTTAGCAAACTGTTCACCCGGCGATGAGATCATTGTAGAGTCAGAATCTCACATCTTTTTCTATGAAGGTGCAGCAATATCCGCTTTAGCTGGTGTTCAGCCCCGTGTAATTAAGGGGCAAAAAGGGGAGATGAATCCAATGGATGTTAAAAATGCTATTCGATCACAAGATATTCATTTTCCTGATACTTCGCTCATTTGTATAGAAAACACGCATAATCGTTCTGGCGGTTCTATAGTATCGATTGAAAACATGAAATCTATCTACGATATAGCTCAATCTGCTTCTATTCCTGTACATATTGATGGAGCACGACTATTCAACGCAGTTGTTGCTTCTCATAAAAGAGCAGCGGATTTCACAAAGTATTGTGACAGTGTTCAAATATGTTTATCAAAAGGGCTAGGTTCACCTGTTGGTTCTATTTTGGCTGGAAACAAACAAATGATTCAAAAAGCTAGAAAATGGAGAAAACGCCTGGGAGGCGGACTAAGACAAGCTGGCATTTTAGGTGCTAGCGGCATTATCTCTTTAACAGAAATGGTTGAGAGACTGCATGAAGATCACGGGAAAGCTAGAAGGTTAGCAGATGCTCTAGAGAACATTGAAGGCATTTCGGTATTAAATAAACCGGAAACGAACATTGTAATAGTAAACATTGAAAAAACCCATAAATCAAATGAAGAATTTTTAGAACAGCTAAAAAATAGGGGTGTACTCGCTGTCTCTTTTGGAGAAGGGAAGATTCGATTCACTACTCATTATGATGTAAATTCAAAAGATATTGAGGAAGCAATTGAAATCATCAACAAAAT
- a CDS encoding NAD(P)H-binding protein, producing MENKTIIVAGSSGLIGREAVKQLIEDPSFNEIILLVRKKLDVNHPKITQIQFDFSQKEYTLKKVVADSMLICVGTTMKKARTKESFKEVDLHIPFKLAALAKKMNIAHVAVISAMGADSKSTFFYNRVKGEMENQLSSLYLNHLTIIRPSLLIGDRDEFRLGERFAEKVYKAFPIVFPKKYEPIEAERVAMVMIKQLTPTMESNKKVNVIENRRIHEISRNI from the coding sequence ATGGAAAATAAAACAATAATCGTAGCAGGCTCCAGTGGTCTAATTGGAAGAGAAGCAGTTAAACAGCTTATTGAGGATCCCTCTTTTAATGAAATTATTTTACTCGTTAGAAAAAAATTGGACGTTAATCATCCAAAAATAACGCAAATTCAATTCGACTTTTCTCAAAAAGAATATACTTTAAAGAAGGTAGTTGCTGATAGTATGTTAATCTGTGTAGGAACTACAATGAAAAAAGCAAGAACGAAAGAGTCTTTTAAAGAAGTAGATTTACATATTCCCTTTAAATTAGCAGCTTTAGCTAAAAAAATGAATATAGCACATGTGGCAGTAATATCTGCGATGGGGGCTGACTCGAAATCAACCTTTTTTTACAATAGAGTAAAGGGGGAGATGGAAAATCAATTATCTTCTCTTTATTTAAATCATTTAACAATAATTAGACCTTCATTACTAATAGGAGATCGTGATGAATTCCGTCTTGGTGAAAGGTTTGCCGAGAAGGTATATAAAGCTTTTCCAATCGTCTTTCCAAAAAAGTATGAGCCGATTGAAGCTGAGAGAGTAGCAATGGTAATGATCAAACAACTCACACCCACAATGGAATCGAATAAAAAGGTAAATGTAATTGAGAACAGGCGGATTCATGAAATAAGTAGAAACATTTAA
- the plsY gene encoding glycerol-3-phosphate 1-O-acyltransferase PlsY produces the protein MVEIVLILILSYLLGSIPFALVVGKLGYGIDIRQHGSGNLGGTNTFRVLGKKAGFIVSASDVLKGTLAASLPFLLNVDLHPLLAGIPAVIGHCYPLFAKFKGGKAVATSGGVLLFEEPLLFLLVVLIFFVALYISQFVSLSSIIAGIGSVILGFLYSDLLTTWILIGFTLFLVYRHRQNIVRIAKGTEPKVKWIRKRSSS, from the coding sequence ATGGTTGAAATAGTACTTATTCTTATTCTTTCTTATTTGCTCGGCTCTATCCCCTTTGCCCTTGTTGTTGGAAAACTAGGTTATGGAATTGACATTAGGCAACATGGAAGCGGTAATTTAGGTGGAACAAATACATTTCGAGTTTTAGGAAAAAAAGCTGGATTTATTGTCTCTGCATCAGATGTCCTAAAAGGGACGCTGGCAGCCAGCCTGCCCTTTTTGCTAAATGTGGATCTTCATCCACTTCTGGCAGGTATCCCTGCAGTGATTGGGCATTGTTATCCGTTATTTGCAAAGTTTAAAGGTGGAAAAGCAGTAGCTACTTCGGGTGGAGTATTATTGTTTGAAGAACCTTTATTATTTTTGCTGGTTGTACTTATCTTTTTTGTTGCTTTATACATAAGCCAATTTGTTTCATTGTCATCTATTATTGCTGGGATAGGTTCTGTCATTTTAGGGTTTTTATATTCTGATTTACTGACAACTTGGATTCTAATAGGCTTCACCTTGTTTTTAGTCTACAGACATAGGCAAAATATTGTAAGAATTGCAAAAGGAACTGAACCGAAAGTCAAATGGATAAGAAAACGTTCTTCTTCTTGA